The proteins below come from a single Mya arenaria isolate MELC-2E11 chromosome 6, ASM2691426v1 genomic window:
- the LOC128238219 gene encoding baculoviral IAP repeat-containing protein 7-B-like encodes MEYMRRGRSLNNLVADDLQAILEERDTPLSQEVLLEENERLKRRLKCSICHRNQVKVLFLPCGHLVACENCAPICTHCPRCQTRITHTFRVFMS; translated from the exons ATGGAGTATATGAGAAGAG GCCGGTCCCTCAACAATCTGGTAGCAGATGACCTTCAAGCGATCCTGGAGGAGAGGGACACACCTCTGAGCCAAGAAG TTCTTCTGGAGGAAAATGAGAGGTTGAAGAGAAGATTAAAGTGTAGCATCTGCCACAGGAATCAGGTCAAGGTTCTCTTCCTGCCGTGTGGTCACCTGGTGGCGTGTGAAAATTGTGCTCCAATATGTACGCATTGTCCTCGATGTCAAACTCGAATTACACACACATTCCGAGTGTTCATGAGTTAA